One Ananas comosus cultivar F153 linkage group 1, ASM154086v1, whole genome shotgun sequence DNA window includes the following coding sequences:
- the LOC109721091 gene encoding uncharacterized protein LOC109721091, whose amino-acid sequence MWGTQNTRSPIPPLISRGMLGKLSASPFRTFETSAFSFFSSHDVSNSTRISLLPMRAEGVKPYLRPNLPSQESHNSSYMLRNSSYMHRSWKIRSFDQAQVTILEDDEKKIWEESKQILSGLNFSADEADRMLKKAFGWVHSPYWSEERKTEIPKIEIVNEILDYIRSLGLSDEDLHKLLKKFPEVLGCSLDNEVKANVGTLEKEWGIKGKALRNLLLRNPKVLGYNVDCRGDCMAKCTRCWVRF is encoded by the exons ATGTGGGGAACCCAAAACACTCGCTCTCCAATCCCCCCACTAATTTCGcgag GGATGCTGGGAAAATTATCAGCATCGCCTTTCCGTACCTTCGAAACCTctgcattttctttcttttcatct CATGATGTCTCAAATTCAACACGGATTTCATTGCTACCTATGAGGGCAGAGGGAGTAAAGCCTTATCTTCGACCAAATTTACCAAGTCAAGAATCTCATAATTCAAGTTATATGCTCAGAAATTCAAGTTATATGCACAGAAGTTGGAAAATACGCTCTTTTGATCAAGCACAAGTTACGATACTAGAAGATGATGAGAAGAAAATATGGGAAGAATCCAAACAAATACTCTCTGGTTTAAACTTCTCGGCTGATGAAGCTGACCGAATGCTCAAAAAAGCATTTGGGTGGGTTCACTCGCCTTATTGGAGCGAGGAGAGAAAAACAGAAATTCCCAAAATAGAAATCGTAAATGAAATATTGGATTACATTCGAAGCTTAGGGCTTTCGGATGAAGATCTTCACAAATTACTTAAGAAATTTCCCGAGGTGCTCGGGTGCAGTCTTGATAATGAAGTGAAGGCGAATGTCGGCACTTTGGAAAAGGAGTGGGGAATAAAAGGAAAGGCACTTCGAAATCTCCTTCTAAGAAACCCCAAAGTTCTTGGATATAATGTGGACTGTAGAGGAGATTGCATGGCTAAGTGCACTCGGTGTTGGGTTCGATTTTAA